A region of the Spirochaetaceae bacterium genome:
GGGGAGGGTGCGGCCGGCGGCGAGGCGGCGGATCAGGAGGGCCAGCTCCAGGGCGTGGTAGTCGCCCCACTGGCACGACTCGCCGCACGGGATGCGGCGGCCTTCGGGGACGTGGTCCCAGCCGTTGGGGCGGTGGTAGATGGTGTGCAGCAGCAGGCCCTGGTGCGCCGGGTCGGTGGCCAGGTAGGGCTCCGCGAACAGGGTGCGGGCCACGGTGAGACCGGCGGCCAGCAGGCGGGCGGCGCCGGGCGGGCGGACCGCTTCCGGAAGCGCGGCAAGGCGCAGCAGGCCCTGGGCGGTGATGGCGGCGGCGGAGCTGTCCACCGGCTCGTGGTCGTTGAACGGGTCGGAGGGTGCGGCGCGCCAGTCGCCCAGGGCGGCTAGGCCGGGGGCGCCGGTGTCCCAGTAGGGGATGCCGTCGGCGGCGCTGTTGGCGAGGTGGAACCCGGCGGTCGCAGCCGCCGCGGCGCCCACCCGCTGTACCGCCTCGGCGTGGGTGGCCAGCCCGGGAACGGCGGCCTCCTCGACCGCCTCCGCCGGCACCTCGGCGAGGTACTCCAGCATCTCCGCGCAGCCCAGGATCGCCCACGCCAGGCCGCGGGTCCAGGTCGAGAACGGCGAGTAGCCCTGCTGGGTGCTTGGGCAGCGGTAAGAGCCGTCGTTGACGTTGAACAGCGCCTCGTGCACCACCCGGCCCGGCACGTCGTAGTGGTCGCGGCCGGCGCCGAAGAACACGTTGTAGCGCAGGGTGGTTTCCAGGTGCTGGAGCAGGCGCCGCAGCAGGGAGATGCGCCGGTCGCGTTCGCCCATCAGCACCTGGCCGAGCTCGTGCGCGGCGGCCAGCACGCGCAGCGAGCGAATGGTGTCGATGAACAGTGACTGCGGCCCGTTGAAGGAGCAGATGTAGCCCAGGCCGCCGGGTAGCGGGGTCCAGCGCGCCGCCTGCACGGCGCCGGATACGCGGATCGCCAACTGCAGGTGCTCGAGGTCGCCGGGGGTGGCCGGCCAGCGCCCTTCGCGGGCCAGGCGCAGCAGGTTGCCGTAGGTGCTCAAGGTGTTGAAGCCGTGGTCGTGCACGCCGACGTGGGTGAGATGCGCCGGAATCAACCGGCGCATGCCGGCGCGGCCCAGCTCCAGCAGGCGCTCGTCGCCGGTGGCGTCGAAGGTGAGCAGCGCGGCCCCGTACTGGAACCCCTGCGTCCACTCGGTCCAGCCGCGGGTGGTGTACTTTCCCTCGACCGTGAACACCGGCGCGCCGCGCGCCGGATCCCAACTCGCGTCCAGGTCGCGGATCTTGCCGCCGGCCAGCGCGAACACTGACTCGACGGCGGAGTCGAGGTCACGCGGTTGCAGTGCGGTGTCAACTTTCATCGGGCGGTACCAAGGGTGCCGGCGTCTCGAATCGGTCTCCTGCCGGTGGATCTTCGGACCGATCTCGTCCGTCCGCGGTGGCCGAACATGGCGGCCAAGCGGCGATTCCATTGCGTCGTTGGTCGCAAGTCTTGCACAAGTGAAACCTCGGTCAGATGGCTATCCGGACCGCGGAGTGACCGCGGCTACTCACAGGCGCAGCAGGCTGAAGCCGCCGTCCACGTCCACCACGGTACCCTGGGAGAAGTCGAAGCCGCCACTGACCAGCGCCGCCACCGCGCGGCCCACGTCTGCGGGCGTGCCCCAGCGGCCCTGCGGCACCAGTCCCTCGGTGATCAGCGCGTCGTACTTCGCCTTGACCGCCCGCGTCATGTCGGTCTCCATCAGGCCGGGCCGCACCTCGTACACGCCGATGCCGGCCTCCGCCAGGCGCACCGCGAACAGTTCGCGCGCCATCGCCAGCCCCGCCTTGGACACGCAGTACTCGCCGCGGCTCACCGATGCGTAGGCGGCGGAGATGGAATTGACGAAGATCACCGCCCGCCGCCGGGCCGCCTCCGCCGGCTGGGAGAGCCAGTAGCGGGCGACCGCCTGGGTAAGGAAGTAGGGACCGGTGAGGTTGGTGGCCAGCACCTCGGCGAACGACTCCTCGCTCGCCTCCAGCAGGTCGGCGCGCTGCCGCGGTGCGATGCCGGCGTTGTTCACCAGCACCTCCACGCTGCCGAACCTCTCCAGGGTGGCGGCGAGCAGGCGTTCGCGGTCTGCCGTCACCGCGACGTCCGCTTTTATGGGATGGAAGCGCTGCCGGTCACACCGAGCCCGCTCGCGGCACGCCGCCGCGGTGGCGTCCGCCGCTCCGGCGTCGCTACGGTAGCCAATCGCCACCGAGTAGCCGGCCGCCGCCAGCGAGAGCGCCACCCCGGAGCCGAGGCCGCGGCTGCCGCCGGTAACCAGGGCCACCGGCGGCGAAGGTGTCGTCGCACTACCGTTCATCGAAGGCACCTCCGCGCCTGGCTGGCCGCTGCCGGCGCGTGGTCGGAACCGTGCGCGGCATACGCAATCGGCAATTTCGCGTGGGCGGTATCCGGCTGTCGGCACAGCGCCCGTTGATGGGCCCGTTCTGCCTGCCGCCGGGCCCGTCCGCGCCGCCTGGGACGGCACTCCGGATCCGCTGCGGGCGGGGTCGCCAAGTCGGCGCCCCGTACCAGGTTACGCGCCACGCAGAGCCCGCCAGTTTCGTCGAGCGTGTCCATGACGGGCGGCACACCCCGCTGACGGCGCAGCGCCCGATCCCGCGCCCAGGAGTAACCGTACAGCGGCGGGGCGGCGCCGGGACTCTCCTTGGCAGTAACGCCGGCGGAACCCCGCGGGACGATCGAAAGGCGTGTGGTCGAGAAGCCACTCGCGGCCCTGCTGCTGAGCGCGCTATCGGCGCCGGTATCGCCGGACGCGGGGTAGCCCTGCCGGCGTATGCTCTCCGGTAGCCGGTCGCCGCGCGTGCCGCCATCTACATCACCCCGGGCCGGCCGGCGAGCAGGGTCATCGGATCGGTGACCGGTACCGGGTTGCGCATCAGGTAGGCCTCGCCGAACTCGGCGCCGATCATGCGCCCGAAGTAGCGGTGGCGGCCTTCCCACGCGGCCAGGAAGTCGGACCGCGACAGGTAGGTTTCCGGCTCCGCGTCCGCCGCCGCGGCGTCCGCGTCGGGGGCGCCATCCGCCGGCGCCGAACGATGCAGTTGTGAGGCGTAGCACGCCACCGCGCGCGCCTTGGCGGCGAATTGCTCGCTGATGTCGACGATCAGCGACGGGCGGGCGACGTAGCGCGACAGTTGGAACAGCATCGCCTCCGGGCGGTGCGCGACCGGGCCGCCGGGGTGCTTGGCCACGCCGGCGAACCACCAGGCGTCCTTCATCAGCAGGCTGGTGTTGACGTGGTCGGGGTGGTGATCCTCCCAGTAGGGGCCCACCAGCATGCGCGGCTGCTCGCTGCGGATCACCTCCACCAGCCGCGTGCGATACTCGACGGTGCGCTCCACGAAGCCGTCCGGCAGGTCCAGATCCCGCCGTACGTCCAGCCCCAGGATGGCGGTGGCGCGGGAACGCTCCGCGTCCCGCAACGCCGCGTTGCCGCGCGTGCCCAGTTCGCCGCGGGTCAGGTCCACCACGCCGATGCGCGCCCCGGCAGCCTTGCAGCGCAGCAAGAGGCCGGCGCACCCCAGTTCGGCATCGTCGGGATGCGCGCATACCGCCAATACATCAACAGCCATGTCGGCGCCGATAGTATCAGAATGCCCCGGCCATCATCACAGTGCGGTGGGTTGTTCGTAGGGGTTCATCCAACTCACTCCAGCCTGTTTGCGGCGCTCACCGGCCGCGTTTTCGGTGGCGATCCAGGCAAGCCACTCTTCGGTCGCGACGATCTCGTGCAGCGTTGCCCGTTTGCGGTGCGGGGAATAGTTGCCGATATGCCACAGGCAGTTGCGGTACAGCATGAAGTCTCCGGCATGCAGAATGGCCTGCACGGCTCCCGGCATGCTCTTGCAGTACTGTAGATTCTGCCTCTCCAATTCGGCGTCCGTCATCTGTTCGGTGGCCACCGGCATCGGCACCGGCCGGGTGGGAAACAGGTTCCGCTCGCGCGGCAGATCCGGTCTGCCATGGCTGCCCGGAACTACCCAGGTGCTGATGTCGTCGTACAGCGCACAGTTGTACTGATTCCACATCAGCGGATCGGTCATCGTCCTGGCCCAGGCGTGCACGTCGGCCGCGAGAATGTTGTCGCGCCAGTCACGATGCCAACGGGTCGAGAAGGGCTTCTGCACCGGCTCATAGAAGATGCCCAGCGCGCGCGGTTGGTTGTTGTCGGCATCCGTGTCGCCGTAGGTGTGATGCGCCGACAGAATGGTGGTGACGGCATCGCGCAGGGGCGGCAACTCGGCAAAGTCCTGAAAAGGCTTGAGATCCAGATCGTATGCGTAAACCGGTTGCAGCCGCTGCGCCTGCGGTCCATTCACCTGCAGACATATTCCCGGCCTCTCTCCGCACCGACACGCAGGTCACGCAACAGCGAAGGCGGCAGGATCTCCCGAAAAACGGTAAACCCGTCACGCGCGTGTTGTTCGATGTGTTCATCGGTCAATGCAAACGCCATCAGTGTGGACCTCCCATCGGCAGCCAAACCTTGCGCCGCCTCGTCGTGTTCCGAGATTTCGCGGTGCCGTGGCACCGGCTGGGAAACGCTGGTCTCGGAATTGCGGTACCAATCATGTTTGGCGCCATTGTCTCACGAGGCCGGCGGCTGTCAGTGTCAGTGTCAGTGTCAGTGTCAACGTCGGCGTCGAAGATCAGGCGGGAGCGTGTCCGCGAGATCGCCAGCCAGGTGCACCGGGCCGGCGCCACCGCAGTTGCCGTCGTCGGAGCCGAAGTAGATGGTGTCGTCCACCACCGCCGGCGGGTTGACCGAGCGCGCCTGCTCAGCGCTCGCATGCGATCTGCCTCCCAAGGACGGAGCAGTCGTTCCTGGAACGAACGATTCGGAATGTGCTACCGTCGTACCATGCCTGATCCTCACGTCACCACCATCCCGCCTGCGACGGCTCACGATGAGCCGGCGCTGGAGTTTCCCGGCTGCCGGCCGGTGCGCATGTCGCGCGACGACATCGAACACTGTGAGCGCCGCATCGAGTACTGGGACGCCGCCACCGAGACCGCCATGATTTGCGATCCGGTCAGCGTCTACCACGAACACCCGGGCCAGCGCCTGCGCGATCTGGCCACCCGCATCGCCCAACTGCGCGGCTCGCCGATCGAGACCTTCGGCGCCGCCGACCTCCTGCTGCGCGATGCCGACGGCGCCTGGCTGCGCATCCTGGAGGCCGACCAGACCGTCTACCTGCATCCGCGCACCACGCGGCCCCCGGGCGCCCGGATCGAAGTGGGCACCGACACGCTGCCGGACGTGGTGCTGGAGGTCGACAACACCACCGACGTGCGCCGCGGCAAACTCTCGCTGTACGAGTCGTGGGGCTTCCCGGAAGTGTGGGTCGAGGTGCCCGAGGAGTCCTCGCCGAGCCGCCCGGCAGGGCTGCGCCCCGGCCTCACGATCCACCTGCTGGAGGGCGGCGCCTTCCGCGGCGCGGCGCAGAGCCGGGCCTTTGCCGGCTGGACGGCGGCGGAAATCCACCGCGCGCTGAACGAGCCGGAGTTGTCGCAGGCCACGCTGGCGGCGCTGCGCCGCGTGGCGCGCGCGCTCGGTGCGGCCGAAGGAACCGGGCCGGATGACGACCCGCAATTGCATGCCGAGCGCCGGGAGAGCCGCGCCCAAGGCCATGCCGCGGGCCATGCAGAGGGCCATGCCGCGGGCCATGCAGAGGGCCATGCCGCGGGCCATGCAGAGGGCCATGCCGCGGGCTATGCGGAGGGCCTCGTGGAAGGCGCGACGGAGGCGCGCGTGGAGACACGGCGGGATGCCGTCCTGCAGGTGTTGAGGTTGCGTGGCC
Encoded here:
- a CDS encoding 3-ketoacyl-ACP reductase, which translates into the protein MNGSATTPSPPVALVTGGSRGLGSGVALSLAAAGYSVAIGYRSDAGAADATAAACRERARCDRQRFHPIKADVAVTADRERLLAATLERFGSVEVLVNNAGIAPRQRADLLEASEESFAEVLATNLTGPYFLTQAVARYWLSQPAEAARRRAVIFVNSISAAYASVSRGEYCVSKAGLAMARELFAVRLAEAGIGVYEVRPGLMETDMTRAVKAKYDALITEGLVPQGRWGTPADVGRAVAALVSGGFDFSQGTVVDVDGGFSLLRL
- the bshB1 gene encoding bacillithiol biosynthesis deacetylase BshB1: MAVDVLAVCAHPDDAELGCAGLLLRCKAAGARIGVVDLTRGELGTRGNAALRDAERSRATAILGLDVRRDLDLPDGFVERTVEYRTRLVEVIRSEQPRMLVGPYWEDHHPDHVNTSLLMKDAWWFAGVAKHPGGPVAHRPEAMLFQLSRYVARPSLIVDISEQFAAKARAVACYASQLHRSAPADGAPDADAAAADAEPETYLSRSDFLAAWEGRHRYFGRMIGAEFGEAYLMRNPVPVTDPMTLLAGRPGVM